The following are from one region of the Salminus brasiliensis chromosome 14, fSalBra1.hap2, whole genome shotgun sequence genome:
- the LOC140577341 gene encoding Fc receptor-like protein 5 isoform X4, whose amino-acid sequence MGLVKFILITAAVTSMVLKPSKEENTTARQPTLLLKQRPDFNVIYTGEQVTLTCDVQEQSSDWKYYWYKIPNKSQQLNSDTSMSSYIINAAELSHNGTYVCQVKRGDNNDEYEGNHDLTIKKPPQPNIILISGWKNVFSGENVALKCESPDKSTGWEYAWFQNTADAGKENTLSISSIKKENEGPYTCQTELQGRPLTRVKSTGFSFTVYAGQPTLLLKQRPDFNVIYTGEQVTLTCEVQEQSSDWKYYWYKIPNKSQQLNSDTSTPSYIINAAKLSHNGTYVCQVKRGDNNNKYEINHDLTIKRPPQPNIILISGWKNVFSDENVVLKCESPDKSTGWKYVWFQNTADAGKENTLSISSIKKENEGPYTCQTELQGRPLTRVKSTEFVLTVYAGQPTLLLKQRPDFNVIYTGEQVTLTCEVQEQSSDWKYYWYKIPNKSQQLNSDTSTPSYIINAAKLSHNGTYVCQVKRGDNNNKYEINHDLTIKRPPQPNIILISGWKNVFSGENVVLKCESPDKSTGWKYVWFQNTADAGKENTLSISSIKKENEGPYTCQTELQGRPLTRVKSTEFVLTVYGQPTLLLKQRPDFNVIYTGEQVTLTCEVQEQSSDWKYYWYKIPNKSQPLNSDTSTPSYIINAAKPSHNGTYVCQVKRGDNNNKYEINHDLTIKRPPQPNIILISGWKNVFSGENVVLKCESPDKSTGWKYVWFQNTADAGKENTLSISSIKKENEGPYTCQTELQGRPLTRVKSTEFVLTVYAGQPTLLLKQRPDFNVIYTGEQVTLTCEVQEQSSDWKYYWYKIPNKSQQLNSDTSTPSYIINTAELSHNGTYVCQVKRGDNNNKYEINHDLTIKRPPQPNIILISGWKNVFSGENVALKCESPDKSTGWEYAWFQNTADAGKENTLSISSIKKENEGPYTCQTELQGRPLTRVKSTEFVLTVYARPLAVLTLQTSWSDIMSVDSLTLKCEVQNDTFGSWNYSWYKDGVFEETVPVDTYNVKATEETFKSEYKCRGNRTERPLYSSFSEGFKANNIVLKRKVLLAFSGCIVCSIVLLIIGCIVLRFTRKKEMKEPVKQDLFFSMTELKRETSSPLHEYLKENGPPLDKEEHNESIVLLNDAVTAVSDQMKDVIPYKENGGFTSFKVEKSALKEKDGLQSKAVAQPLPEEDDLIS is encoded by the exons ATGGGACTTGTGAAATTCATCCTTATAACAG CAGCAGTGACCAGTATGGTGTTAAAGCCATCTAAAGAAGAGAATACTACTG CAAGACAACCTACTTTACTACTTAAACAAAGACCCGATTTCAATGTGATCTATACTGGAGAACAGGTTACCCTCACCTGTGATGTTCAGGAACAGTCTTCTGATTGGAAATATTACTGGTACAAGATCCCAAATAAATCACAACAGTTAAACAGTGacaccagcatgtccagctacATTATTAACGCTGCCGAACTCTCACACAATGGCACATATGTGTGTCAAGTGAAAAGAGGAGACAACAACGACGAATATGAAGGAAATCATGATTTAACCATAAAAA aACCCCCTCAACCAAATATAATTTTGATTTCTGGATGGAAAAATGTCTTTTCTGGTGAAAATGtggctctgaaatgtgaaagtCCAGACAAATCTACAGGCTGGGAATATGCATGGTTCCAAAATACAGCTGATGCAGGAAAAGAAAATACTCTTTCCATCTCCtccattaaaaaagaaaatgagggACCTTACACCTGTCAAACAGAGCTTCAAGGCAGACCATTGACCAGAGTAAAAAGCACAGGATTTTCATTTACTGTTTATG CAGGACAACCTACTTTACTACTTAAACAAAGACCCGATTTCAATGTGATCTATACTGGAGAACAGGTTACCCTCACCTGTGAAGTTCAGGAACAGTCTTCTGATTGGAAATATTACTGGTACAAGATCCCAAATAAATCACAACAGTTGAACAGTGACACCAGCACGCCCAGCTACATTATTAACGCTGCCAAACTCTCACACAATGGCACATATGTGTGTCAAGTGAAAAGAGGAGACAATAACaacaaatatgaaataaatcatGATTTAACCATAAAAA GACCCCCTCAACCAAATATAATTCTGATTTCTGGATGGAAAAATGTCTTTTCTGATGAAAATGTGGTTCTGAAATGTGAAAGTCCAGACAAATCTACAGGCTGGAAATATGTATGGTTCCAAAATACAGCTGATGCAGGAAAAGAAAATACTCTTTCCATCTCCtccattaaaaaagaaaatgagggACCTTACACCTGTCAAACAGAGCTTCAAGGCAGACCATTGACCAGAGTAAAAAGCACAGAATTTGTATTGACTGTTTATG CAGGACAACCTACTTTACTACTTAAACAAAGACCCGATTTCAATGTGATCTATACTGGAGAACAGGTTACCCTCACCTGTGAAGTTCAGGAACAGTCTTCTGATTGGAAATATTACTGGTACAAGATCCCAAATAAATCACAACAGTTGAACAGTGACACCAGCACGCCCAGCTACATTATTAACGCTGCCAAACTCTCACACAATGGCACATATGTGTGTCAAGTGAAAAGAGGAGACAATAACaacaaatatgaaataaatcatGATTTAACCATAAAAA GACCCCCTCAACCAAATATAATTCTGATTTCTGGATGGAAAAATGTCTTTTCTGGTGAAAATGTGGTTCTGAAATGTGAAAGTCCAGACAAATCTACAGGCTGGAAATATGTATGGTTCCAAAATACAGCTGATGCAGGAAAAGAAAATACTCTTTCCATCTCCtccattaaaaaagaaaatgagggACCTTACACCTGTCAAACAGAGCTTCAAGGCAGACCATTGACCAGAGTAAAAAGCACAGAATTTGTATTGACTGTTTATG GACAACCTACTTTACTACTTAAACAAAGACCCGATTTCAATGTGATCTATACTGGAGAACAGGTTACCCTCACCTGTGAAGTTCAGGAACAGTCTTCTGATTGGAAATATTACTGGTACAAGATCCCAAATAAATCACAACCGTTGAACAGTGACACCAGCACGCCCAGCTACATTATTAACGCTGCCAAACCCTCACACAATGGCACATATGTGTGTCAAGTGAAAAGAGGAGACAATAACaacaaatatgaaataaatcatGATTTAACCATAAAAA GACCCCCTCAACCAAATATAATTCTGATTTCTGGATGGAAAAATGTCTTTTCTGGTGAAAATGTGGTTCTGAAATGTGAAAGTCCAGACAAATCTACAGGCTGGAAATATGTATGGTTCCAAAATACAGCTGATGCAGGAAAAGAAAATACTCTTTCCATCTCCtccattaaaaaagaaaatgagggACCTTACACCTGTCAAACAGAGCTTCAAGGCAGACCATTGACCAGAGTAAAAAGCACAGAATTTGTATTGACTGTTTATG CAGGACAACCTACTTTACTACTTAAACAAAGACCCGATTTCAATGTGATCTATACTGGAGAACAGGTTACCCTCACCTGTGAAGTTCAGGAACAGTCTTCTGATTGGAAATATTACTGGTACAAGATCCCAAATAAATCACAACAGTTGAACAGTGACACCAGCACGCCCAGCTACATTATTAACACTGCCGAACTCTCACACAATGGCACATATGTGTGTCAAGTGAAAAGAGGAGACAATAACaacaaatatgaaataaatcatGATTTAACCATAAAAA gACCCCCTCAACCAAATATAATTCTGATTTCTGGATGGAAAAATGTCTTTTCTGGTGAAAATGtggctctgaaatgtgaaagtCCAGACAAATCTACAGGCTGGGAATATGCATGGTTCCAAAATACAGCTGATGCAGGAAAAGAAAATACTCTTTCCATCTCCtccattaaaaaagaaaatgagggACCTTACACCTGTCAAACAGAGCTTCAAGGCAGACCATTGACCAGAGTTAAAAGCACAGAATTTGTATTGACTGTTTATG CCCGTCCACTAGCTGTGCTTACTCTGCAGACTAGCTGGTCTGATATCATGTCTGTGGACAGTCTGACTCTGAAATGTGAGGTTCAAAATGATACATTTGGATCATGGAACTACTCCTGGTACAAGGAtggtgtgtttgaagagacTGTACCTGTGGACACATACAACGTAAAAGCCACGGAAGAGACCTTCAAGAGTGAATACAAATGCAGGGGCAACCGGACAGAGCGGCCACTTTACTCTTCCTTTAGTGAGGGTTTCAAAGCTAATAACATTG TCTTAAAACGAAAGGTCCTGCTCGCCTTTTCTGGATGTATTGTCTGCAGTATTGTCTTGCTGATCATTGGGTGTATAGTTTTGAGATTCACTCGCAAAAAAG AAATGAAAGAGCCAGTGAAGCAGGACTTGTTTTTTTCAATGACAGAATTAAAGAGAG aaaCTAGCTCACCCTTACATGAATATCTGAAAGAAAACGGACCTCCACTTGATAAGGAAG AACATAATGAGAGTATAGTGCTACTCAATGATGCAGTGACTGCAGTTTCGGATCAGATGAAAG
- the LOC140577341 gene encoding Fc receptor-like protein 5 isoform X1 has protein sequence MGLVKFILITAAVTSMVLKPSKEENTTARQPTLLLKQRPDFNVIYTGEQVTLTCDVQEQSSDWKYYWYKIPNKSQQLNSDTSMSSYIINAAELSHNGTYVCQVKRGDNNDEYEGNHDLTIKKPPQPNIILISGWKNVFSGENVALKCESPDKSTGWEYAWFQNTADAGKENTLSISSIKKENEGPYTCQTELQGRPLTRVKSTGFSFTVYAGQPTLLLKQRPDFNVIYTGEQVTLTCEVQEQSSDWKYYWYKIPNKSQQLNSDTSTPSYIINAAKLSHNGTYVCQVKRGDNNNKYEINHDLTIKRPPQPNIILISGWKNVFSDENVVLKCESPDKSTGWKYVWFQNTADAGKENTLSISSIKKENEGPYTCQTELQGRPLTRVKSTEFVLTVYAGQPTLLLKQRPDFNVIYTGEQVTLTCEVQEQSSDWKYYWYKIPNKSQQLNSDTSTPSYIINAAKLSHNGTYVCQVKRGDNNNKYEINHDLTIKRPPQPNIILISGWKNVFSGENVVLKCESPDKSTGWKYVWFQNTADAGKENTLSISSIKKENEGPYTCQTELQGRPLTRVKSTEFVLTVYAGQPTLLLKQRPDFNVIYTGEQVTLTCEVQEQSSDWKYYWYKIPNKSQPLNSDTSTPSYIINAAKPSHNGTYVCQVKRGDNNNKYEINHDLTIKRPPQPNIILISGWKNVFSGENVVLKCESPDKSTGWKYVWFQNTADAGKENTLSISSIKKENEGPYTCQTELQGRPLTRVKSTEFVLTVYAGQPTLLLKQRPDFNVIYTGEQVTLTCEVQEQSSDWKYYWYKIPNKSQQLNSDTSTPSYIINTAELSHNGTYVCQVKRGDNNNKYEINHDLTIKRPPQPNIILISGWKNVFSGENVALKCESPDKSTGWEYAWFQNTADAGKENTLSISSIKKENEGPYTCQTELQGRPLTRVKSTEFVLTVYARPLAVLTLQTSWSDIMSVDSLTLKCEVQNDTFGSWNYSWYKDGVFEETVPVDTYNVKATEETFKSEYKCRGNRTERPLYSSFSEGFKANNIVLKRKVLLAFSGCIVCSIVLLIIGCIVLRFTRKKEMKEPVKQDLFFSMTELKRETSSPLHEYLKENGPPLDKEEHNESIVLLNDAVTAVSDQMKDVIPYKENGGFTSFKVEKSALKEKDGLQSKAVAQPLPEEDDLIS, from the exons ATGGGACTTGTGAAATTCATCCTTATAACAG CAGCAGTGACCAGTATGGTGTTAAAGCCATCTAAAGAAGAGAATACTACTG CAAGACAACCTACTTTACTACTTAAACAAAGACCCGATTTCAATGTGATCTATACTGGAGAACAGGTTACCCTCACCTGTGATGTTCAGGAACAGTCTTCTGATTGGAAATATTACTGGTACAAGATCCCAAATAAATCACAACAGTTAAACAGTGacaccagcatgtccagctacATTATTAACGCTGCCGAACTCTCACACAATGGCACATATGTGTGTCAAGTGAAAAGAGGAGACAACAACGACGAATATGAAGGAAATCATGATTTAACCATAAAAA aACCCCCTCAACCAAATATAATTTTGATTTCTGGATGGAAAAATGTCTTTTCTGGTGAAAATGtggctctgaaatgtgaaagtCCAGACAAATCTACAGGCTGGGAATATGCATGGTTCCAAAATACAGCTGATGCAGGAAAAGAAAATACTCTTTCCATCTCCtccattaaaaaagaaaatgagggACCTTACACCTGTCAAACAGAGCTTCAAGGCAGACCATTGACCAGAGTAAAAAGCACAGGATTTTCATTTACTGTTTATG CAGGACAACCTACTTTACTACTTAAACAAAGACCCGATTTCAATGTGATCTATACTGGAGAACAGGTTACCCTCACCTGTGAAGTTCAGGAACAGTCTTCTGATTGGAAATATTACTGGTACAAGATCCCAAATAAATCACAACAGTTGAACAGTGACACCAGCACGCCCAGCTACATTATTAACGCTGCCAAACTCTCACACAATGGCACATATGTGTGTCAAGTGAAAAGAGGAGACAATAACaacaaatatgaaataaatcatGATTTAACCATAAAAA GACCCCCTCAACCAAATATAATTCTGATTTCTGGATGGAAAAATGTCTTTTCTGATGAAAATGTGGTTCTGAAATGTGAAAGTCCAGACAAATCTACAGGCTGGAAATATGTATGGTTCCAAAATACAGCTGATGCAGGAAAAGAAAATACTCTTTCCATCTCCtccattaaaaaagaaaatgagggACCTTACACCTGTCAAACAGAGCTTCAAGGCAGACCATTGACCAGAGTAAAAAGCACAGAATTTGTATTGACTGTTTATG CAGGACAACCTACTTTACTACTTAAACAAAGACCCGATTTCAATGTGATCTATACTGGAGAACAGGTTACCCTCACCTGTGAAGTTCAGGAACAGTCTTCTGATTGGAAATATTACTGGTACAAGATCCCAAATAAATCACAACAGTTGAACAGTGACACCAGCACGCCCAGCTACATTATTAACGCTGCCAAACTCTCACACAATGGCACATATGTGTGTCAAGTGAAAAGAGGAGACAATAACaacaaatatgaaataaatcatGATTTAACCATAAAAA GACCCCCTCAACCAAATATAATTCTGATTTCTGGATGGAAAAATGTCTTTTCTGGTGAAAATGTGGTTCTGAAATGTGAAAGTCCAGACAAATCTACAGGCTGGAAATATGTATGGTTCCAAAATACAGCTGATGCAGGAAAAGAAAATACTCTTTCCATCTCCtccattaaaaaagaaaatgagggACCTTACACCTGTCAAACAGAGCTTCAAGGCAGACCATTGACCAGAGTAAAAAGCACAGAATTTGTATTGACTGTTTATG CAGGACAACCTACTTTACTACTTAAACAAAGACCCGATTTCAATGTGATCTATACTGGAGAACAGGTTACCCTCACCTGTGAAGTTCAGGAACAGTCTTCTGATTGGAAATATTACTGGTACAAGATCCCAAATAAATCACAACCGTTGAACAGTGACACCAGCACGCCCAGCTACATTATTAACGCTGCCAAACCCTCACACAATGGCACATATGTGTGTCAAGTGAAAAGAGGAGACAATAACaacaaatatgaaataaatcatGATTTAACCATAAAAA GACCCCCTCAACCAAATATAATTCTGATTTCTGGATGGAAAAATGTCTTTTCTGGTGAAAATGTGGTTCTGAAATGTGAAAGTCCAGACAAATCTACAGGCTGGAAATATGTATGGTTCCAAAATACAGCTGATGCAGGAAAAGAAAATACTCTTTCCATCTCCtccattaaaaaagaaaatgagggACCTTACACCTGTCAAACAGAGCTTCAAGGCAGACCATTGACCAGAGTAAAAAGCACAGAATTTGTATTGACTGTTTATG CAGGACAACCTACTTTACTACTTAAACAAAGACCCGATTTCAATGTGATCTATACTGGAGAACAGGTTACCCTCACCTGTGAAGTTCAGGAACAGTCTTCTGATTGGAAATATTACTGGTACAAGATCCCAAATAAATCACAACAGTTGAACAGTGACACCAGCACGCCCAGCTACATTATTAACACTGCCGAACTCTCACACAATGGCACATATGTGTGTCAAGTGAAAAGAGGAGACAATAACaacaaatatgaaataaatcatGATTTAACCATAAAAA gACCCCCTCAACCAAATATAATTCTGATTTCTGGATGGAAAAATGTCTTTTCTGGTGAAAATGtggctctgaaatgtgaaagtCCAGACAAATCTACAGGCTGGGAATATGCATGGTTCCAAAATACAGCTGATGCAGGAAAAGAAAATACTCTTTCCATCTCCtccattaaaaaagaaaatgagggACCTTACACCTGTCAAACAGAGCTTCAAGGCAGACCATTGACCAGAGTTAAAAGCACAGAATTTGTATTGACTGTTTATG CCCGTCCACTAGCTGTGCTTACTCTGCAGACTAGCTGGTCTGATATCATGTCTGTGGACAGTCTGACTCTGAAATGTGAGGTTCAAAATGATACATTTGGATCATGGAACTACTCCTGGTACAAGGAtggtgtgtttgaagagacTGTACCTGTGGACACATACAACGTAAAAGCCACGGAAGAGACCTTCAAGAGTGAATACAAATGCAGGGGCAACCGGACAGAGCGGCCACTTTACTCTTCCTTTAGTGAGGGTTTCAAAGCTAATAACATTG TCTTAAAACGAAAGGTCCTGCTCGCCTTTTCTGGATGTATTGTCTGCAGTATTGTCTTGCTGATCATTGGGTGTATAGTTTTGAGATTCACTCGCAAAAAAG AAATGAAAGAGCCAGTGAAGCAGGACTTGTTTTTTTCAATGACAGAATTAAAGAGAG aaaCTAGCTCACCCTTACATGAATATCTGAAAGAAAACGGACCTCCACTTGATAAGGAAG AACATAATGAGAGTATAGTGCTACTCAATGATGCAGTGACTGCAGTTTCGGATCAGATGAAAG
- the LOC140577341 gene encoding Fc receptor-like protein 5 isoform X5, with protein sequence MGLVKFILITAAVTSMVLKPSKEENTTARQPTLLLKQRPDFNVIYTGEQVTLTCDVQEQSSDWKYYWYKIPNKSQQLNSDTSMSSYIINAAELSHNGTYVCQVKRGDNNDEYEGNHDLTIKKPPQPNIILISGWKNVFSGENVALKCESPDKSTGWEYAWFQNTADAGKENTLSISSIKKENEGPYTCQTELQGRPLTRVKSTGFSFTVYAGQPTLLLKQRPDFNVIYTGEQVTLTCEVQEQSSDWKYYWYKIPNKSQQLNSDTSTPSYIINAAKLSHNGTYVCQVKRGDNNNKYEINHDLTIKRPPQPNIILISGWKNVFSDENVVLKCESPDKSTGWKYVWFQNTADAGKENTLSISSIKKENEGPYTCQTELQGRPLTRVKSTEFVLTVYAGQPTLLLKQRPDFNVIYTGEQVTLTCEVQEQSSDWKYYWYKIPNKSQQLNSDTSTPSYIINAAKLSHNGTYVCQVKRGDNNNKYEINHDLTIKRPPQPNIILISGWKNVFSGENVVLKCESPDKSTGWKYVWFQNTADAGKENTLSISSIKKENEGPYTCQTELQGRPLTRVKSTEFVLTVYAGQPTLLLKQRPDFNVIYTGEQVTLTCEVQEQSSDWKYYWYKIPNKSQPLNSDTSTPSYIINAAKPSHNGTYVCQVKRGDNNNKYEINHDLTIKRPPQPNIILISGWKNVFSGENVVLKCESPDKSTGWKYVWFQNTADAGKENTLSISSIKKENEGPYTCQTELQGRPLTRVKSTEFVLTVYGQPTLLLKQRPDFNVIYTGEQVTLTCEVQEQSSDWKYYWYKIPNKSQQLNSDTSTPSYIINTAELSHNGTYVCQVKRGDNNNKYEINHDLTIKRPPQPNIILISGWKNVFSGENVALKCESPDKSTGWEYAWFQNTADAGKENTLSISSIKKENEGPYTCQTELQGRPLTRVKSTEFVLTVYARPLAVLTLQTSWSDIMSVDSLTLKCEVQNDTFGSWNYSWYKDGVFEETVPVDTYNVKATEETFKSEYKCRGNRTERPLYSSFSEGFKANNIVLKRKVLLAFSGCIVCSIVLLIIGCIVLRFTRKKEMKEPVKQDLFFSMTELKRETSSPLHEYLKENGPPLDKEEHNESIVLLNDAVTAVSDQMKDVIPYKENGGFTSFKVEKSALKEKDGLQSKAVAQPLPEEDDLIS encoded by the exons ATGGGACTTGTGAAATTCATCCTTATAACAG CAGCAGTGACCAGTATGGTGTTAAAGCCATCTAAAGAAGAGAATACTACTG CAAGACAACCTACTTTACTACTTAAACAAAGACCCGATTTCAATGTGATCTATACTGGAGAACAGGTTACCCTCACCTGTGATGTTCAGGAACAGTCTTCTGATTGGAAATATTACTGGTACAAGATCCCAAATAAATCACAACAGTTAAACAGTGacaccagcatgtccagctacATTATTAACGCTGCCGAACTCTCACACAATGGCACATATGTGTGTCAAGTGAAAAGAGGAGACAACAACGACGAATATGAAGGAAATCATGATTTAACCATAAAAA aACCCCCTCAACCAAATATAATTTTGATTTCTGGATGGAAAAATGTCTTTTCTGGTGAAAATGtggctctgaaatgtgaaagtCCAGACAAATCTACAGGCTGGGAATATGCATGGTTCCAAAATACAGCTGATGCAGGAAAAGAAAATACTCTTTCCATCTCCtccattaaaaaagaaaatgagggACCTTACACCTGTCAAACAGAGCTTCAAGGCAGACCATTGACCAGAGTAAAAAGCACAGGATTTTCATTTACTGTTTATG CAGGACAACCTACTTTACTACTTAAACAAAGACCCGATTTCAATGTGATCTATACTGGAGAACAGGTTACCCTCACCTGTGAAGTTCAGGAACAGTCTTCTGATTGGAAATATTACTGGTACAAGATCCCAAATAAATCACAACAGTTGAACAGTGACACCAGCACGCCCAGCTACATTATTAACGCTGCCAAACTCTCACACAATGGCACATATGTGTGTCAAGTGAAAAGAGGAGACAATAACaacaaatatgaaataaatcatGATTTAACCATAAAAA GACCCCCTCAACCAAATATAATTCTGATTTCTGGATGGAAAAATGTCTTTTCTGATGAAAATGTGGTTCTGAAATGTGAAAGTCCAGACAAATCTACAGGCTGGAAATATGTATGGTTCCAAAATACAGCTGATGCAGGAAAAGAAAATACTCTTTCCATCTCCtccattaaaaaagaaaatgagggACCTTACACCTGTCAAACAGAGCTTCAAGGCAGACCATTGACCAGAGTAAAAAGCACAGAATTTGTATTGACTGTTTATG CAGGACAACCTACTTTACTACTTAAACAAAGACCCGATTTCAATGTGATCTATACTGGAGAACAGGTTACCCTCACCTGTGAAGTTCAGGAACAGTCTTCTGATTGGAAATATTACTGGTACAAGATCCCAAATAAATCACAACAGTTGAACAGTGACACCAGCACGCCCAGCTACATTATTAACGCTGCCAAACTCTCACACAATGGCACATATGTGTGTCAAGTGAAAAGAGGAGACAATAACaacaaatatgaaataaatcatGATTTAACCATAAAAA GACCCCCTCAACCAAATATAATTCTGATTTCTGGATGGAAAAATGTCTTTTCTGGTGAAAATGTGGTTCTGAAATGTGAAAGTCCAGACAAATCTACAGGCTGGAAATATGTATGGTTCCAAAATACAGCTGATGCAGGAAAAGAAAATACTCTTTCCATCTCCtccattaaaaaagaaaatgagggACCTTACACCTGTCAAACAGAGCTTCAAGGCAGACCATTGACCAGAGTAAAAAGCACAGAATTTGTATTGACTGTTTATG CAGGACAACCTACTTTACTACTTAAACAAAGACCCGATTTCAATGTGATCTATACTGGAGAACAGGTTACCCTCACCTGTGAAGTTCAGGAACAGTCTTCTGATTGGAAATATTACTGGTACAAGATCCCAAATAAATCACAACCGTTGAACAGTGACACCAGCACGCCCAGCTACATTATTAACGCTGCCAAACCCTCACACAATGGCACATATGTGTGTCAAGTGAAAAGAGGAGACAATAACaacaaatatgaaataaatcatGATTTAACCATAAAAA GACCCCCTCAACCAAATATAATTCTGATTTCTGGATGGAAAAATGTCTTTTCTGGTGAAAATGTGGTTCTGAAATGTGAAAGTCCAGACAAATCTACAGGCTGGAAATATGTATGGTTCCAAAATACAGCTGATGCAGGAAAAGAAAATACTCTTTCCATCTCCtccattaaaaaagaaaatgagggACCTTACACCTGTCAAACAGAGCTTCAAGGCAGACCATTGACCAGAGTAAAAAGCACAGAATTTGTATTGACTGTTTATG GACAACCTACTTTACTACTTAAACAAAGACCCGATTTCAATGTGATCTATACTGGAGAACAGGTTACCCTCACCTGTGAAGTTCAGGAACAGTCTTCTGATTGGAAATATTACTGGTACAAGATCCCAAATAAATCACAACAGTTGAACAGTGACACCAGCACGCCCAGCTACATTATTAACACTGCCGAACTCTCACACAATGGCACATATGTGTGTCAAGTGAAAAGAGGAGACAATAACaacaaatatgaaataaatcatGATTTAACCATAAAAA gACCCCCTCAACCAAATATAATTCTGATTTCTGGATGGAAAAATGTCTTTTCTGGTGAAAATGtggctctgaaatgtgaaagtCCAGACAAATCTACAGGCTGGGAATATGCATGGTTCCAAAATACAGCTGATGCAGGAAAAGAAAATACTCTTTCCATCTCCtccattaaaaaagaaaatgagggACCTTACACCTGTCAAACAGAGCTTCAAGGCAGACCATTGACCAGAGTTAAAAGCACAGAATTTGTATTGACTGTTTATG CCCGTCCACTAGCTGTGCTTACTCTGCAGACTAGCTGGTCTGATATCATGTCTGTGGACAGTCTGACTCTGAAATGTGAGGTTCAAAATGATACATTTGGATCATGGAACTACTCCTGGTACAAGGAtggtgtgtttgaagagacTGTACCTGTGGACACATACAACGTAAAAGCCACGGAAGAGACCTTCAAGAGTGAATACAAATGCAGGGGCAACCGGACAGAGCGGCCACTTTACTCTTCCTTTAGTGAGGGTTTCAAAGCTAATAACATTG TCTTAAAACGAAAGGTCCTGCTCGCCTTTTCTGGATGTATTGTCTGCAGTATTGTCTTGCTGATCATTGGGTGTATAGTTTTGAGATTCACTCGCAAAAAAG AAATGAAAGAGCCAGTGAAGCAGGACTTGTTTTTTTCAATGACAGAATTAAAGAGAG aaaCTAGCTCACCCTTACATGAATATCTGAAAGAAAACGGACCTCCACTTGATAAGGAAG AACATAATGAGAGTATAGTGCTACTCAATGATGCAGTGACTGCAGTTTCGGATCAGATGAAAG